The genomic stretch AGGCCAGCAGGAACCCTCCGATCACGGAGATCAGGTTGCCAAAGATGATGCCTGGTTTCGTTACTTGCAGGTATTGCTTAAACATACTCGCCGCTCTTAGTGAACCATCATGTTGTAGTTGAGGTTCCACATAATCCAGATGGAACCGACTACCAGGATAGCGATGATAATCACGGTAAAGATAAAGGCGGTCATATTCCAGCCTTCATCGGACTTGGTGTTCATGTGCAGGAAGCAAACCAGATGCACCAGAATCTGAATCACCGCGGTCACCAGGATTGCACCCAGGATAACCGGCTTAGACGCAGAACCGCTCATCACCATCCAGAACGGGATCACCGTCAGGATGATCGACAGGATGAAACCTGTCATGTAGGTTTTTACGCTGCCGTGGGAAGCGCCATGATCGTTTGAATGACTCATTACATCGCCCCCATCAGA from Enterobacter dykesii encodes the following:
- a CDS encoding cytochrome o ubiquinol oxidase subunit IV, yielding MSHSNDHGASHGSVKTYMTGFILSIILTVIPFWMVMSGSASKPVILGAILVTAVIQILVHLVCFLHMNTKSDEGWNMTAFIFTVIIIAILVVGSIWIMWNLNYNMMVH